In Campylobacter sp. RM16187, the DNA window AATATAAATTTGCTTGAAGAAGTTTATGTCGGACGAGGAGCGCTTAAGCTAAAGAGCTTTTTAGAGAATTACAGGCTTGATTTAAAGGGTAAAACGGCTCTTGATATCGGTAGCAGCACAGGCGGGTTCGTGCAAATTTTGCTTAAAGAGAGTGCAGGTAGAGTAACCGCGCTTGATGTGGGCAACAGTCAGCTTGATGAGAGCTTAAAAAGCGATAGCAGGGTCGAGGTGAAAGAAGATACCGACATAAGAGAGTTTGCTCGCGAGGCAAAATTTGAAGATGAAAGTATGAAATTTGACGTCGTAACCTGCGATGTGAGCTTTATCTCGGTAACTCAAATCCTGGCTGATATTTTTAGAGTCGCAAAAAAGGATATAATAATACTCTTTAAGCCCCAGTTTGAAGTAGGGCGCGAGGCTAAACGCAACAAAAAAGGCGTCGTAACCGATGCTAAAGCGGTATCGCAAGCAAGGGCGAAATTTGAGCTTGCGGCTGCAAATTTGGGCTTAGTATTAAGGGCATGCCAACAGTGCGAGATAAGAGGAAAGGAAGGAAATGCCGAATTTTTCTACGCTTTTAACAAAGGATAATATCACCGCTGTTGCTATCGGGCATTTTGACGGGGTGCATCGCGGTCACAGAGAGCTTTTAAACCGCTTGGGCGAATTTGGCGGACTTGTCGTCATAGATAAAAACAAGGCAAATATAACTCCAAAGCTTAAACGCGCCGAATACTCCAGATATCCGTGCTTTTTGTATGATTTTAACGAGATAAAAGGGCTTAGCGGAGATGAGTTTGTCGAGCTTTTAAAAAGGGATTTTAAAAATTTAAAAAAGATAGTCGTGGGGTTTGATTTTAGATTTGGGCGAAACAGAGCGTGGGACAAGTATGGCTTAAGGCGACTTTTTGACGGCGAGGTTGATATCGTGGAGGAAGTTTGCTTTGAGGGTATGGGCGTGCATAGCTCTGCGATTCGAGAGTTTATAAAACAGGGGCAAATTTACGAGGCAAATCTCTTAATAGGGCGCGAATACTCAATCGAAGGCGATGTGATCAAAGGTCAAGGAATAGGGCAAAAAGAGCTTGTGCCGACTTTAAATTTGGACGTGAAAAACTATCTTTTGCCTATCGAGGGCGTTTATGCAACTAGAACCAGAATAGGCTATAAGACTTACGGTTCGGTAACTTTTATCGGAAATCGCTTAAGCACGGACGGCAAATTTAGCGTAGAAACTCACGTCATAAACGAAAATATATCAAACGCAAGCCACGTGGCGGTATGCTTTATAAAGCGACTTCGCGGAAATATGAAATTTGCCGATTTAAGCAGTTTAAAAGCGCAGATTAAATTCGACATAAGCGAAGCCTCTAAATTCGTAGGAACCTGTGATCTGTATATAGACGACAAGATGATAAGAGGGGGTGTGGCGCAAAGATGAGAGATGAAATTTTTAAAGAGCCGATAAAAAAGCAGTTTGAATTTGACGCTGCGGTCGCTAGCGTGTTTGACGATATGATAAACCGCTCGGTTCCGCACTATGATATAGCCCAAAGCCTCATTGTCGAATTTCTTGTAAAAACCTTAAAAAAAGAAGCTTTTGTGCTTGATCTTGGCTGCTCTACGGCTTCTACTTTGCTAAGGCTTTATGAGGCGAGAAGTGATCTGAATTTGCGCGGTATAGATAACGCAGCCGCCATGCTTGAAAATGCAAACGCCAAGATAAGAGCTTATGGTGCAAATATAACTCTTGAGCTCGCCGATATCTTGGAGTGCGATTTAGGTGTGCAAGATGTGGTGCTTATGAACTATACTTTGCAGTTTATTCGCCCTATAAAAAGACAGGAATTCGTAGGCAAAATTTACGAGAGCCTAAATGAAAACGGAATTTTCGTCTTTAGCGAAAAGATGATATTTGAAGATAAGACATTAAGTAAAAATATCATCGAAATTTACGAAAACTACAAGCTAAATCAAGGGTATTCTAAATTCGAAATCGCTCAAAAGCGAGAAGCTCTTGAAAACGTGCTGATACCATATACTGAAGCCGAAAATAGAGAGCTTGCTTTAAATGCGGGATTTAAGAGTGTGGAGTGCTTGTTTAGGTGGGCAAATTTCGCCGCATTTATAGCATTTAAGTAGTATAAAATTTTCAAACGAATTTTAGTAATTAGCAAGTAAAATACCTCTTAAGAGTTGCGGTGCAACTATATTTATACAAGGCATTTTCATGCAAAGACGTGATTTTTTCAAATTTAGTGCGGTTGTCGGTGCGGCTAGTTTTGCGCCTAATGTTGTTTTAGCTAATAGTGAGGCGATTAAGACGCCTAACAAAAATAGAATTTTTGACGTTAGCCTTAAGCATAGTCTAAAAGAGCAAGGAAAGTTTAGTAGGCTTTGGGTTCCGCTTCTTGTCGGTAACGAATATCAGCAGCTTGTAAGCAACTATGATGTATCGACAAACGCAAAAGAACACTATATCTCAGATCTTGTGATACCTACGCTTTATGCGGGATTTGGCGAAGATGAAAAAGATGCGAATTTAGAGCTTAAATTTCGAGTGCAAACACAGGAGAGAAATACCGATTTTAGCAAGGTAAATTTCAACGAAAACGAAAAACTTAGCCCTGAAGTTGAGTTTTTCTTAAAACCTACCAAACAAATTCCAAATACAGGCATAGTAAAGCAAAAGGCTGATGAGATCGTAAAGGGAATTAACGGCGATCTTGAAAAAGCAAGAGCGATATACACTTGGGTTGCAAATACTATGGAGCGCGATAACAGCGTCATAGGATGCGGTCTAGGAGATGTAAAAGCGATACTTGAAAGCGGAAAGCTCTTGGGCAAATGCACCGATATAAATTCCGTTTTCGTAGGGCTTTGCAGGGC includes these proteins:
- the cmoA gene encoding carboxy-S-adenosyl-L-methionine synthase CmoA, with the protein product MRDEIFKEPIKKQFEFDAAVASVFDDMINRSVPHYDIAQSLIVEFLVKTLKKEAFVLDLGCSTASTLLRLYEARSDLNLRGIDNAAAMLENANAKIRAYGANITLELADILECDLGVQDVVLMNYTLQFIRPIKRQEFVGKIYESLNENGIFVFSEKMIFEDKTLSKNIIEIYENYKLNQGYSKFEIAQKREALENVLIPYTEAENRELALNAGFKSVECLFRWANFAAFIAFK
- the tlyA gene encoding 23S rRNA (cytidine-2'-O)-methyltransferase TlyA translates to MRFDLFVAQRLDISRNKASELIKSGKILLNGEVETKPNKQTCEEDNINLLEEVYVGRGALKLKSFLENYRLDLKGKTALDIGSSTGGFVQILLKESAGRVTALDVGNSQLDESLKSDSRVEVKEDTDIREFAREAKFEDESMKFDVVTCDVSFISVTQILADIFRVAKKDIIILFKPQFEVGREAKRNKKGVVTDAKAVSQARAKFELAAANLGLVLRACQQCEIRGKEGNAEFFYAFNKG
- a CDS encoding transglutaminase domain-containing protein codes for the protein MQRRDFFKFSAVVGAASFAPNVVLANSEAIKTPNKNRIFDVSLKHSLKEQGKFSRLWVPLLVGNEYQQLVSNYDVSTNAKEHYISDLVIPTLYAGFGEDEKDANLELKFRVQTQERNTDFSKVNFNENEKLSPEVEFFLKPTKQIPNTGIVKQKADEIVKGINGDLEKARAIYTWVANTMERDNSVIGCGLGDVKAILESGKLLGKCTDINSVFVGLCRAVGIPARELFGIRVGQSRFSNEMGKADENGLAKISGGQHCRAEFYLKGYGWIPVDPADVTKVRLGEKLSNSDEKLSKIREYLFGNWEMCWVGFNYGRDFILKPEPEQIPLNNFGYPYAETDGNTANYYSPKEFSYDYTSQELKA
- a CDS encoding bifunctional riboflavin kinase/FAD synthetase: MPNFSTLLTKDNITAVAIGHFDGVHRGHRELLNRLGEFGGLVVIDKNKANITPKLKRAEYSRYPCFLYDFNEIKGLSGDEFVELLKRDFKNLKKIVVGFDFRFGRNRAWDKYGLRRLFDGEVDIVEEVCFEGMGVHSSAIREFIKQGQIYEANLLIGREYSIEGDVIKGQGIGQKELVPTLNLDVKNYLLPIEGVYATRTRIGYKTYGSVTFIGNRLSTDGKFSVETHVINENISNASHVAVCFIKRLRGNMKFADLSSLKAQIKFDISEASKFVGTCDLYIDDKMIRGGVAQR